In Burkholderia sp. GAS332, one DNA window encodes the following:
- a CDS encoding Ribosome association toxin PasT (RatA) of the RatAB toxin-antitoxin module, translated as MADVQKTVLIRHSAEQMFDLVTDVADYPNFLPWCGGVEIRRQDETGMEAKIDINFKGIKQHFATHNTMERPTRIDMQFADGPFRKFTGFWRFTPLRADACKIEFALHYEFTNIILEKIIGPVFSHIANTFVESFVKRADQRYGKA; from the coding sequence ATGGCAGATGTCCAGAAAACCGTGTTGATCCGCCATTCGGCGGAACAGATGTTCGACCTCGTTACCGACGTCGCCGATTACCCCAATTTCCTGCCTTGGTGCGGGGGCGTCGAAATCCGCCGCCAGGACGAAACCGGCATGGAGGCGAAGATCGATATCAACTTCAAGGGCATCAAGCAGCACTTCGCTACGCATAACACCATGGAGCGGCCCACGCGCATCGACATGCAATTCGCGGACGGCCCATTTCGCAAATTCACCGGCTTCTGGCGTTTCACGCCCTTGCGGGCCGACGCCTGCAAGATCGAATTCGCGCTGCACTACGAATTCACCAACATCATTCTCGAGAAGATCATTGGGCCGGTGTTCAGCCACATTGCCAACACCTTCGTCGAATCGTTCGTGAAGCGCGCCGATCAGCGCTACGGTAAGGCATGA
- a CDS encoding Membrane protein implicated in regulation of membrane protease activity, producing MAPGGLFWWIGAGVLVVLELISGTFYLLMIALGCVAAAIAQLAGVAADLQFAIAAVVALAAVLLLKRSRFGRRTRKEASKNPDVNLDIGQTLSVPAWHERRARADYRGAAWDVELAAGEPEDAQLYEIAEMRGSCLVVVASRQAKTKATVA from the coding sequence GTGGCGCCAGGTGGATTGTTCTGGTGGATCGGGGCGGGTGTGCTGGTCGTGCTGGAGCTGATCAGCGGCACCTTCTATTTGCTGATGATCGCGTTGGGTTGCGTAGCGGCTGCTATTGCGCAGCTGGCGGGCGTGGCCGCCGACCTGCAGTTCGCGATTGCGGCCGTCGTGGCGCTTGCGGCCGTCCTGTTGCTCAAGCGCTCGCGCTTTGGCCGTAGAACGCGCAAGGAGGCGTCGAAGAATCCGGACGTCAATCTGGACATCGGCCAGACGTTGAGCGTGCCGGCGTGGCACGAGCGCCGGGCGCGCGCCGATTACCGCGGCGCGGCATGGGACGTCGAATTGGCGGCGGGTGAGCCCGAAGATGCACAGCTCTATGAAATCGCCGAGATGCGCGGCAGTTGCCTCGTTGTCGTGGCCAGCCGGCAGGCAAAAACCAAGGCAACCGTGGCCTGA
- a CDS encoding SsrA-binding protein, translating to MSIIDNRKAFYDYSVEERYEAGLVLEGWEVKALRAGRGQIKEGYVVIKNNELFLIGTHISPLPEASTHINPDPVRTRKLLLHSEEISKLIGKVEQRGYTLVPLNFHYKGGRVKCEIGLAKGKKQHDKRETEKKRDWEREKARLMRSPS from the coding sequence ATGAGCATCATCGACAACAGAAAAGCCTTCTACGACTACTCGGTCGAAGAACGCTATGAAGCAGGGCTCGTGCTCGAAGGATGGGAGGTCAAAGCCCTGCGCGCCGGGCGTGGCCAGATCAAGGAAGGTTACGTCGTCATCAAGAATAACGAACTGTTCCTCATCGGCACGCACATCAGCCCGCTGCCTGAGGCCTCGACCCACATCAACCCGGACCCGGTGCGCACGCGCAAGCTGCTGCTGCATAGCGAGGAAATCAGCAAACTGATCGGCAAAGTCGAGCAGCGCGGCTACACGCTCGTGCCGCTGAACTTCCACTACAAAGGCGGCCGCGTCAAATGCGAGATCGGGCTGGCCAAGGGTAAGAAGCAGCACGACAAGCGCGAAACCGAGAAGAAGCGCGACTGGGAACGCGAGAAGGCGCGCCTGATGCGCTCGCCGTCGTGA
- a CDS encoding RNA methyltransferase, TrmH family, with amino-acid sequence MSPGASPTLSSFSLSSLPVKAITSRDNPLYKRLKALAGSTHQQRRSGHALLEGFHLASTYLDVAGQPEMCIVTEGALRHDEAQAIVSRIDEHRIVTLPDALFGQLSNVVHGVGILLLVEKLDTPLPEKVGETCLVLDGVQDAGNVGSILRSAAAAGIQQVFCAPGTAYAWSSKVLRSGMGAHFLLQIHEDVEAQGLIERLAVPVVITDSHGAEAIYDCDLSGPLAWVFGNEGAGVSQTWRDAVSLRVTIPQPGGMESLNVAAAAAVCVFEQCRQQRRA; translated from the coding sequence GTGTCGCCCGGCGCGTCGCCCACTCTTTCCTCATTCTCTCTGTCTTCGCTGCCTGTGAAAGCCATCACCTCGCGGGACAATCCGCTCTACAAGCGCCTCAAGGCCCTGGCCGGCTCGACGCATCAGCAGCGTCGCAGTGGCCACGCGTTGCTCGAAGGGTTCCATCTCGCGAGCACCTATCTCGACGTCGCCGGGCAGCCGGAAATGTGCATCGTCACCGAGGGCGCGCTGCGCCACGACGAAGCGCAGGCGATCGTGTCGCGCATCGACGAGCACCGTATCGTCACGCTGCCTGACGCGTTGTTCGGCCAATTGTCGAACGTCGTGCACGGTGTCGGGATTCTGTTGCTGGTTGAGAAGCTCGATACGCCGCTTCCGGAGAAGGTCGGAGAAACCTGCCTCGTACTCGATGGTGTACAGGATGCCGGCAACGTCGGGTCGATTCTGCGCAGCGCGGCGGCCGCGGGTATTCAGCAGGTGTTTTGCGCACCGGGCACCGCGTACGCGTGGTCGTCGAAGGTATTGCGCTCGGGCATGGGCGCGCATTTCCTGCTGCAAATCCATGAGGATGTCGAAGCGCAGGGTTTGATCGAGCGTCTCGCCGTGCCCGTCGTCATTACGGACTCGCACGGTGCCGAGGCGATCTACGATTGCGATCTGAGCGGACCGCTCGCATGGGTGTTCGGCAACGAAGGCGCGGGCGTGTCGCAGACCTGGCGCGATGCGGTTTCCTTGCGGGTGACGATTCCTCAGCCGGGCGGCATGGAATCGCTCAATGTGGCGGCCGCCGCGGCGGTTTGTGTCTTTGAACAATGCCGCCAGCAGCGCCGCGCGTGA
- a CDS encoding acyl-[acyl-carrier-protein]--UDP-N-acetylglucosamine O-acyltransferase produces MSRIHPTAIVEPGAQLDESVEIGPYAVIGAHVTIGARTTVGSHSVIEGHTTLGEDNRIGHYASVGGRPQDMKYKDEPTRLVIGNRNTIREFTTIHTGTVQDTGVTTLGDDNWIMAYVHIGHDCHVGNNVILSSNAQMAGHVTIGDHAIIGGMSGVHQFVRIGAHSMLGGASALVQDVPPFVIAAGNKAEPHGINVEGLRRRGFSADAISALRSAYRLLYKNGLSLEEAKLQLRDLASAGGDGDEPVQTLLAFVEASQRGIIR; encoded by the coding sequence ATGAGCAGGATTCATCCCACTGCGATCGTCGAACCGGGCGCGCAACTCGACGAATCCGTCGAAATCGGACCGTATGCCGTCATTGGCGCACATGTGACGATCGGCGCACGGACCACGGTCGGTTCGCACAGCGTGATCGAAGGTCACACCACGCTTGGCGAAGACAACCGGATCGGCCACTACGCATCGGTCGGCGGCCGTCCGCAGGATATGAAGTACAAAGACGAGCCGACCCGGCTCGTGATCGGCAATCGCAACACGATCCGTGAGTTCACCACGATCCACACCGGCACGGTGCAGGATACGGGCGTCACCACGCTGGGTGACGATAACTGGATCATGGCCTACGTGCACATTGGGCACGACTGCCACGTCGGCAACAACGTCATTCTGTCGAGCAATGCGCAGATGGCAGGCCACGTGACGATTGGCGACCACGCGATCATCGGCGGCATGTCGGGCGTGCATCAGTTCGTGCGGATCGGCGCGCATTCGATGCTGGGTGGCGCGTCGGCGCTCGTGCAGGACGTCCCGCCGTTCGTGATTGCCGCGGGCAACAAGGCTGAGCCGCACGGTATCAATGTCGAAGGTCTGCGCCGCCGCGGTTTTTCGGCGGATGCGATCTCGGCGCTGCGCTCAGCGTACCGCCTGCTGTACAAGAACGGTCTGTCGCTGGAAGAAGCGAAGCTGCAGTTGCGCGACCTCGCGTCCGCGGGTGGCGATGGCGATGAGCCGGTACAAACGCTGCTCGCGTTTGTCGAAGCGTCGCAACGCGGCATCATCCGCTAA
- a CDS encoding RNase HII — MTVSRAPRRKAATVAGAAARQVGLDFETPDDIVCGVDEAGRGPLAGPVVAAAVIFDPSKPMIRGLDDSKALTAKKRDELYDKIVERALAYCIASATVEEIDTLNILHATMLAMKRAVEGLSVVPTLVKIDGNRCPTLSIRSEAIIGGDALVKSISAASILAKVTRDRMLLELHQTHPVYGFNAHAGYGTPQHLAALREHGPCEHHRRSFAPVREAYQRFGTASKRLPAGNVIVVSEVLTDTTFDDDAFGDRSGA, encoded by the coding sequence GTGACCGTCTCACGCGCGCCACGCCGCAAGGCTGCGACCGTTGCAGGCGCGGCGGCGCGGCAGGTCGGTCTGGACTTCGAGACGCCGGACGACATCGTCTGCGGCGTCGACGAAGCCGGGCGCGGGCCGCTGGCCGGCCCGGTGGTTGCCGCGGCGGTGATTTTCGATCCATCGAAGCCGATGATTCGCGGTCTCGACGATTCGAAAGCACTCACCGCCAAAAAGCGCGACGAACTGTACGACAAGATCGTCGAGCGGGCGCTGGCTTACTGCATTGCCTCCGCGACGGTCGAAGAAATCGATACGCTGAACATTCTGCATGCCACCATGCTGGCGATGAAGCGGGCGGTCGAAGGTCTCTCCGTCGTGCCGACGCTCGTGAAAATCGACGGCAATCGCTGCCCGACGCTGAGCATTCGTAGCGAGGCCATCATCGGCGGTGACGCACTGGTCAAGAGCATTTCGGCGGCGTCGATTCTCGCCAAGGTCACGCGCGACCGGATGCTGCTCGAATTGCATCAAACCCATCCGGTTTACGGTTTTAACGCGCATGCCGGCTACGGCACGCCGCAACATCTCGCGGCGTTGCGTGAACATGGCCCCTGCGAGCATCATCGGCGCTCGTTCGCACCGGTGCGTGAAGCGTATCAGCGCTTCGGCACGGCTTCGAAGCGGCTGCCGGCGGGCAACGTGATCGTCGTGTCCGAAGTGCTCACCGACACCACGTTCGACGACGACGCCTTCGGCGATCGCAGCGGCGCCTGA
- a CDS encoding phosphoenolpyruvate synthase has product MTNAVTVAKEEAYVVPFEQLRMTDVEIVGGKNASLGEMISQLAEAGVRVPTGFATTALAFRDFLHHNNLTERIAKRLETLDVDDVKSLAEAGKEIRQWIIDAPMQPRLEADIRAGFDTLQNSSPEELSFAVRSSATAEDLPDASFAGQQESYLNVVGIDDVLDRMKHVFASLYNDRAISYRVHKGFTHAEVALSAGVQRMVRSDVGAAGVMFTLDTESGFKDAVFITSSYGLGETVVQGAVNPDEFYVFKTTLAQGKYPIIRRSIGSKLIKMEFTKAGEEGRVKTVDVTHEQRNRFSITDEDVIELAKYAVIIEKHYERPMDIEWGKDGRDGKIFILQARPETVKSQAAGKAEQRFKLKGQSNVLATGRAIGQKIGAGPVRVIHDPSEMDRVQPGDVLVADMTDPNWEPVMKRASAIVTNRGGRTCHAAIIARELGVPAVVGCGDATDVLKEGALVTVSCAEGDEGKIYDGLLETEITEVQRGELPPIPVKIMMNVGNPQLAFDFSQLPNAGVGLARLEFIINNNIGVHPKAILEYPNIDQDLKKAVESVARGHASPRAFYVDKLTEGIATIAAAFYPKPVIVRLSDFKSNEYKKLIGGSRYEPDEENPMLGFRGASRYIADDFAEAFQMECIALKKVREEMGLDNVEIMVPFVRTLKQAERVVGLLEKFGLKRGEKNLRLIMMCEVPSNAILAEEFLQFFDGFSIGSNDLTQLTLGLDRDSGMELLAVDFDERDPAVKFLLKRAIDTCLRLNKYVGICGQGPSDHPDFAQWLTDEGIKSISLNPDSIIETWQKLAKSSAK; this is encoded by the coding sequence ATGACTAACGCAGTTACCGTCGCAAAGGAAGAGGCGTATGTAGTTCCGTTTGAGCAGTTGCGGATGACCGATGTGGAGATTGTCGGCGGCAAGAACGCGTCGCTTGGCGAGATGATCAGTCAACTCGCCGAAGCCGGCGTGCGCGTGCCGACGGGCTTCGCCACCACGGCACTGGCTTTCCGTGACTTCTTGCATCACAACAATCTGACTGAACGCATCGCCAAACGTCTCGAAACGCTCGACGTCGACGACGTGAAGTCGCTCGCCGAAGCGGGCAAGGAGATCCGTCAATGGATCATCGACGCCCCGATGCAGCCGCGTCTCGAAGCGGATATCCGCGCAGGCTTCGACACCCTGCAAAACAGCTCGCCTGAAGAGCTGTCGTTTGCCGTGCGTTCATCGGCAACGGCAGAAGACTTGCCGGACGCCTCGTTCGCGGGTCAGCAGGAAAGCTACCTCAACGTGGTCGGCATCGACGACGTGCTTGATCGCATGAAGCACGTGTTCGCGTCGCTGTATAACGACCGTGCTATCTCCTATCGCGTCCACAAGGGCTTCACTCACGCTGAAGTCGCGTTGTCGGCAGGCGTGCAGCGCATGGTGCGCTCGGACGTCGGCGCAGCGGGCGTGATGTTCACGCTGGACACGGAGTCGGGTTTCAAGGACGCCGTCTTCATCACCTCGAGCTACGGCCTGGGCGAAACAGTCGTGCAGGGCGCCGTGAATCCGGACGAGTTCTACGTCTTCAAGACCACGCTCGCACAAGGCAAGTACCCGATCATCCGCCGCTCGATTGGCTCGAAGCTGATCAAGATGGAATTCACCAAGGCCGGCGAAGAAGGCCGCGTGAAGACCGTCGACGTCACGCATGAGCAGCGCAACCGTTTCTCGATCACCGACGAAGACGTGATCGAACTCGCGAAATACGCCGTCATCATCGAAAAGCACTACGAGCGTCCGATGGACATCGAGTGGGGCAAGGATGGCCGCGACGGCAAGATATTCATCCTGCAGGCGCGCCCGGAAACGGTGAAGAGCCAGGCTGCGGGCAAGGCTGAGCAACGCTTCAAGCTGAAGGGCCAATCGAACGTGCTGGCTACCGGCCGGGCAATCGGCCAGAAGATCGGTGCGGGTCCGGTGCGCGTGATTCACGATCCGTCGGAAATGGACCGTGTGCAGCCGGGCGACGTGCTGGTGGCCGACATGACCGACCCGAACTGGGAGCCGGTGATGAAGCGCGCATCGGCAATCGTCACGAACCGTGGCGGCCGTACCTGCCACGCGGCGATTATCGCGCGTGAGCTGGGCGTGCCGGCCGTGGTCGGCTGCGGCGACGCTACCGACGTGCTAAAGGAAGGCGCGCTGGTGACCGTGTCGTGCGCCGAAGGCGACGAAGGCAAGATCTACGACGGTCTGCTCGAAACCGAAATCACCGAAGTGCAGCGCGGCGAACTGCCGCCGATTCCGGTGAAGATCATGATGAACGTCGGCAACCCGCAACTGGCCTTCGATTTCTCGCAACTGCCGAACGCAGGCGTGGGTCTGGCACGGCTGGAATTCATCATCAACAACAACATCGGCGTTCACCCGAAGGCGATTCTCGAGTACCCGAACATCGATCAGGACCTGAAGAAGGCCGTGGAAAGCGTGGCCCGCGGCCATGCGTCGCCGCGTGCGTTCTACGTCGACAAGCTGACCGAAGGCATCGCCACGATCGCGGCGGCGTTCTATCCGAAGCCCGTGATCGTGCGTCTGTCGGACTTCAAGTCGAATGAGTACAAGAAGCTGATTGGCGGTTCGCGTTACGAGCCGGACGAAGAAAACCCGATGCTGGGCTTCCGTGGCGCATCGCGCTACATCGCCGACGACTTCGCCGAAGCGTTCCAGATGGAATGCATCGCGCTGAAGAAGGTGCGTGAAGAGATGGGCCTCGACAACGTCGAGATCATGGTGCCGTTCGTGCGTACGCTGAAGCAGGCGGAGCGCGTGGTGGGGCTGCTGGAGAAGTTCGGCCTGAAGCGCGGTGAGAAGAACCTGCGCCTGATCATGATGTGTGAAGTGCCGTCGAACGCGATTCTCGCCGAAGAATTCCTGCAATTCTTCGACGGTTTCTCGATCGGCTCGAACGACCTGACGCAGCTCACGCTCGGCCTCGACCGCGACTCCGGCATGGAACTGCTGGCAGTCGATTTCGACGAACGCGACCCGGCGGTGAAGTTCTTGTTGAAGCGCGCAATCGATACGTGTCTGCGACTGAACAAGTACGTCGGCATCTGCGGCCAGGGCCCGTCGGACCATCCGGACTTTGCGCAATGGCTGACCGATGAAGGCATCAAGTCGATCTCGCTGAACCCGGACTCGATCATCGAGACGTGGCAGAAGTTGGCAAAGTCGTCGGCGAAGTAA
- a CDS encoding lipid-A-disaccharide synthase: MALNPSPLRVAMVAGEPSGDLLAASLLDGLASRLPAGTQYYGIGGPRMIATGFDAHWPMEKLTVRGYVEALRHIPEILGIRNELKRQLLAEPPSVFIGVDAPDFNFGLEHPLREAGIPTVHFVCPSIWAWRGGRIKKIAKAVDHMLCVFPFETALLEKAGVAASYVGHPLADEIPLEPDTLGARRTLGLAESGPIIAVLPGSRRSEIDLIGPTFFAAMEMMQHQEPGLRFVMPAATPALREMLRPLVDAHPGLALTITDGQSQIAMTAADAILVKSGTVTLEAALLKKPMVISYKVPWLTGQIMRRQGYLPYVGLPNILAGRFVVPEILQHFATPQALAEATLKQLRDEANRRTLTEIFTEMHHVLKQNTAQRAAEVVASVVEKRKARP, from the coding sequence ATGGCCCTGAACCCAAGTCCGCTACGCGTGGCGATGGTCGCTGGCGAGCCGTCCGGCGACTTGCTGGCGGCGTCGCTGCTCGACGGCCTCGCGAGCCGTCTGCCCGCTGGTACCCAGTATTACGGGATCGGCGGTCCGCGCATGATCGCCACGGGCTTCGACGCCCACTGGCCGATGGAAAAGCTGACGGTGCGCGGCTATGTCGAAGCACTGCGGCATATTCCCGAGATCCTCGGCATCCGCAACGAACTGAAGCGCCAACTGCTGGCTGAGCCGCCGTCGGTGTTCATCGGCGTGGATGCGCCCGATTTCAACTTCGGCCTCGAGCATCCGCTGCGCGAGGCGGGCATTCCGACCGTTCACTTCGTCTGTCCGTCCATCTGGGCGTGGCGGGGCGGGCGCATCAAGAAGATCGCCAAGGCGGTCGACCACATGCTGTGCGTGTTCCCGTTCGAAACGGCGCTGCTGGAAAAGGCGGGTGTCGCGGCGTCCTATGTGGGCCATCCGCTCGCTGACGAGATTCCGCTCGAGCCCGATACGCTCGGCGCGCGCCGCACGCTCGGCCTCGCTGAGAGCGGTCCGATCATCGCGGTGCTGCCGGGCAGTCGGCGCTCCGAGATCGATCTGATCGGCCCAACGTTCTTTGCCGCGATGGAGATGATGCAGCACCAGGAGCCGGGTCTGCGCTTCGTGATGCCGGCGGCCACGCCTGCACTGCGCGAGATGCTGCGGCCGCTGGTCGATGCGCATCCCGGTCTCGCCCTGACCATCACCGACGGCCAGTCGCAAATCGCGATGACGGCGGCGGATGCGATCCTCGTCAAGAGCGGCACCGTGACGCTGGAAGCCGCGTTGCTGAAAAAACCGATGGTGATCTCGTACAAGGTGCCTTGGTTGACCGGCCAGATCATGCGCCGTCAAGGCTATCTGCCGTACGTTGGCTTGCCGAACATTCTGGCGGGGCGCTTCGTCGTGCCCGAGATTCTGCAGCACTTCGCGACGCCTCAGGCGCTCGCCGAGGCCACGCTGAAACAGTTGCGCGACGAGGCCAACCGGCGCACGCTGACGGAAATCTTCACGGAGATGCATCACGTGCTGAAGCAGAACACCGCGCAGCGTGCGGCGGAAGTCGTGGCGAGCGTCGTCGAAAAACGGAAGGCGCGGCCGTGA
- a CDS encoding UDP-3-O-[3-hydroxymyristoyl] glucosamine N-acyltransferase, whose translation MAFTLEDIVQRFGGEVVGEGSQRVGSLAPLDQAGPDQLAFLANPKYLSQVETTRAGAVLINADDLAKLASRDNRNFIVTPNPYAYFARVAQTFIDMAAPKAVPGVHPSATIDPSAQIAASAVIGPHVTVEAGAVIGENVRLDANVVIGRGTRIGAGSHLYPNVAVYYGCKLGERVIVHAGAVIGSDGFGFAPDFVGEGDARTGSWVKIPQVGGVSIAADVEIGANTTIDRGAMADTIIEECVKIDNLVQIGHNCKVGAYTVIAGCAGIAGSTTIGRHCMIGGAVGIAGHVTLADYVIVTAKSGVSKSLLKPGMYTSAFPAVNHADWNKSAALLRNIDKLRDRIRALENATSADKPVNAASNSAGDKA comes from the coding sequence ATGGCATTTACGCTCGAGGACATCGTCCAACGGTTCGGCGGTGAAGTAGTCGGAGAGGGTTCGCAGCGCGTCGGCAGTCTGGCGCCGCTCGACCAGGCAGGCCCGGACCAGCTGGCGTTCCTCGCCAATCCGAAGTATCTGTCGCAGGTCGAAACGACCCGTGCGGGCGCGGTGTTGATCAACGCCGACGATCTCGCGAAACTCGCCTCGCGCGACAATCGTAACTTCATCGTCACGCCGAATCCGTACGCTTACTTTGCGCGCGTCGCGCAGACCTTCATCGACATGGCAGCGCCCAAGGCCGTGCCCGGCGTGCACCCGAGCGCGACGATCGACCCGTCGGCCCAGATCGCCGCAAGCGCGGTGATCGGTCCGCACGTCACGGTGGAAGCGGGCGCGGTGATCGGCGAAAACGTGCGCCTCGATGCGAACGTCGTGATCGGCCGCGGCACGCGGATCGGTGCGGGCTCGCATCTGTATCCGAATGTCGCGGTGTACTACGGCTGCAAGCTCGGCGAGCGCGTGATCGTGCACGCGGGCGCGGTGATCGGCTCGGACGGGTTTGGCTTCGCGCCGGATTTCGTGGGTGAAGGCGATGCGCGTACCGGCAGTTGGGTGAAGATTCCGCAGGTTGGTGGCGTGTCGATCGCGGCAGACGTCGAAATCGGTGCGAACACTACTATCGACCGTGGCGCCATGGCCGATACGATCATCGAAGAGTGCGTGAAGATCGACAACCTCGTGCAGATCGGCCACAACTGCAAGGTCGGCGCCTATACGGTGATTGCCGGTTGCGCGGGCATCGCGGGCAGCACCACGATTGGCCGTCATTGCATGATCGGCGGCGCGGTCGGGATTGCCGGTCATGTGACGCTGGCTGACTATGTGATCGTCACGGCGAAGTCGGGCGTGTCGAAATCGTTGTTGAAACCCGGCATGTACACCAGCGCGTTCCCGGCAGTGAATCACGCGGACTGGAACAAGAGCGCCGCTTTGCTGCGTAACATCGACAAACTCCGCGACCGTATCAGGGCGCTCGAGAATGCCACGTCGGCAGACAAACCGGTCAACGCAGCAAGCAATTCCGCAGGCGACAAAGCCTGA
- a CDS encoding 3-hydroxyacyl-[acyl-carrier-protein] dehydratase, with protein MSTEKINLDIHKILTLLPHRYPILLVDRVLELEPHKRIKALKNVSINEPYFQGHFPTRPVMPGVLILEALAQTAALLTFSEEPSDPSNTLYLFVGIDNARFKRVVEPGDQLILNCTFERHMRGIWKFKARAEVDGVVAAEADLMCAVRHTDKDA; from the coding sequence ATGAGCACCGAAAAAATCAATCTCGACATTCATAAGATTCTCACGCTGCTGCCGCATCGTTACCCGATCCTGCTAGTCGACCGGGTGCTCGAACTCGAGCCGCACAAGCGCATCAAAGCGTTGAAGAACGTGTCGATCAATGAGCCGTATTTCCAGGGTCACTTTCCGACCCGTCCGGTGATGCCCGGCGTGCTGATTCTCGAAGCGCTCGCGCAAACGGCGGCCCTGCTGACGTTTTCGGAGGAGCCGAGCGATCCGTCGAACACGCTGTATCTGTTCGTGGGTATCGACAATGCGCGCTTCAAGCGCGTGGTGGAGCCGGGCGATCAGCTGATCCTGAATTGCACGTTCGAGCGTCATATGCGCGGCATCTGGAAGTTCAAGGCGCGCGCCGAAGTGGATGGTGTCGTGGCGGCGGAAGCCGATCTGATGTGCGCGGTGCGGCACACGGACAAAGACGCTTAA
- a CDS encoding SPFH domain, Band 7 family protein codes for MDSTIVGAVFLLIVIVLAAQTLKIVPQQHAWVLERLGRYHRTLTPGLSFAFPFVDRIAYKHILKEIPLEVPSQVCITRDNTQLQVDGVLYFQVTDPMKASYGSSNFVFAITQLSQTTLRSVIGKLELDKTFEERDFINHSIVSSLDQAASNWGVKVLRYEIKDLTPPKEILHAMQAQITAEREKRALIAASEGRKQEQINIASGGREASIQKSEGERQAAINQAQGQAAAILAVAEANSQAIQKIAAAIQSNGGMEAVNLKVAEQYVTAFGNLAKQGTTLIVPGNLADMSSMIASALTIVNKGKGATEAR; via the coding sequence ATGGATTCAACCATTGTCGGGGCGGTGTTTCTGCTTATCGTAATCGTGCTGGCGGCACAGACGCTCAAGATCGTGCCGCAGCAGCATGCGTGGGTGCTGGAGCGGCTCGGCCGCTATCACCGCACGCTGACGCCGGGCTTGAGCTTCGCGTTTCCCTTCGTCGACCGGATCGCGTACAAGCACATCCTCAAGGAAATCCCGCTCGAAGTGCCGAGCCAGGTGTGTATCACGCGCGACAACACGCAGTTGCAGGTGGATGGCGTGCTGTATTTCCAGGTCACCGACCCCATGAAGGCGTCGTACGGCTCGAGCAACTTCGTGTTTGCGATTACGCAGTTGTCGCAGACCACGCTGCGCTCGGTGATCGGCAAACTCGAACTCGACAAGACTTTCGAAGAGCGCGACTTCATCAACCACAGCATCGTGTCGTCGCTCGATCAAGCGGCGTCGAACTGGGGCGTCAAAGTGCTGCGTTACGAGATCAAGGACCTGACGCCGCCCAAGGAAATTCTGCACGCGATGCAGGCGCAGATCACCGCCGAGCGCGAGAAGCGCGCACTGATCGCGGCATCCGAAGGGCGCAAGCAGGAGCAGATCAATATCGCCTCGGGTGGGCGCGAGGCGTCGATCCAGAAGTCCGAAGGCGAGCGGCAAGCGGCGATCAATCAGGCGCAGGGTCAGGCTGCTGCGATTCTGGCGGTGGCTGAGGCCAACTCGCAGGCCATTCAGAAGATCGCTGCGGCCATCCAGTCGAACGGCGGGATGGAGGCGGTGAACCTGAAAGTGGCCGAGCAGTACGTGACCGCGTTCGGTAATCTGGCCAAACAGGGCACCACGCTGATCGTGCCGGGTAACCTGGCGGATATGAGTTCGATGATCGCGTCGGCGCTGACGATTGTGAACAAGGGCAAGGGCGCAACCGAGGCGCGCTGA
- a CDS encoding periplasmic chaperone for outer membrane proteins Skp: MTLLTGMFSKRVACALALAVTLGVGLAGTAHAQEARIAAVNSDRILRESAAAKAAQVKLEAEFAKRDKDLADMAQKLKSMSDSLDKNGASMSATDRAQKQRDLSQLDTDFQRKQREFREDLNQRRNEELAAVLDRANKVIKQIAEQQHYDLIVQEAVYVSPRIDITDQVLKALAASGN, from the coding sequence ATGACTTTGCTAACCGGTATGTTTTCGAAACGTGTGGCGTGCGCGCTGGCGCTGGCAGTGACGCTGGGCGTCGGCCTGGCGGGGACAGCGCACGCGCAGGAAGCCAGGATCGCTGCGGTGAATTCGGACCGTATCCTGCGCGAATCGGCTGCCGCGAAGGCTGCCCAGGTCAAGCTCGAGGCCGAATTCGCCAAGCGCGACAAGGATCTGGCCGACATGGCACAGAAGCTGAAGTCGATGTCCGACTCGCTCGACAAGAACGGCGCGTCGATGTCGGCCACCGATCGCGCACAGAAGCAGCGCGATCTGTCGCAGCTGGATACGGACTTTCAGCGCAAGCAACGCGAGTTTCGCGAAGACCTGAACCAGCGCCGTAACGAAGAGCTGGCGGCCGTGCTCGACCGGGCTAACAAGGTGATCAAGCAGATCGCCGAGCAGCAGCACTACGACCTGATCGTTCAGGAAGCGGTGTATGTGAGCCCGCGCATCGATATTACCGATCAGGTGCTCAAGGCGCTCGCGGCTTCGGGCAACTGA